The genomic interval CACTTAGACcagtcgttctcaaacttttatcaccaggtcctgctttttagaatgagaatctgtcaggacccaccagaagtgatgtcatgactggaagtgacatcatcaagcaggaaaacttttaacaatcctaggctgcaatcctacccacacttaccccggagtaagtcccatttactatcattgttaaaagcatagtacATAGTGGTAGAAATGTTAcatagatgtgtaacatttccccacatgcagtcacatatcatggtagcatcaagtctaatatattaaaaataaaatattgaaatgaatggggacccacctggaaatggctcatgacccacctggcgggtctcgacccacagtttgagaaataatcTGTCCTAGGCTTTTGGTGCTAGGGGGTTTCCTTGTCCATGCTGGGATCTATTGGGAACAGTTCAGGATttcatggcaaccatgggtcaGTCTCAGTTGATGTCTGCCCCTTAAGCATTTCTTAGAAAACTCATTAGACTTGGTCATTGGTAGGCAGGTTGAATGTGATCTGGTTATGGAGATTAACATAATTCTTTTGCTATGGACAGATCACTATCTGGTAGGATTAAAGCTGGTTGCAACCCCTTAGTTCTGCAGAGATGGGAGATCTATTTGAAAGGTCTACTCCTGGAGTGCATGGATACGGATCAATTTCTGACCACTCTGATGGATTTTTCTGTCACTAGGACCAGTGATTCTGCCAAAGCCTCAGtaattaagcaaatgatggtGAGCATCCTCTGCTCACATGTAGAGCCAAGATGGCTCCCTGGTTTTTCTAGAGAGCTGCTGACAATGAGGCAATTGGGCAAATCTTGAGCAACAGTGGAGAAAAACTTGTAGCAAGTACAAGCAAACATGAACTAGAGCCCAGTTTAAGGTCACCCAGTGCCACTCTTCTCTGCAAATTCAGTAAAGCTGTTCTGAGTAGTTGGTGGCTTGTTATATGTTGGCCCTCAGAGTAGTGTGGAGGACACTTCAGTGGCATGCTGTGACCAATTTGCTTGACATTTTGCAGGTAAAATTGTTCACATCTGTCTGTTAGTTCCTGCGAATGCACCCTCGGCATcagcttgttttgttttggatttttttcacTTTGTACAGCTTGAAATTTGGACAGAAAGCTTGGAAATGTGAGATTGCCAGCATGCACACTCAAACCTTGCCTGTCTTAGCTAATGAGAACTGTCCAGGGACTGCCCAAATGGGCGGTGGAGGGTAATTAATACATCTCTGAGGGGGGCATGGTACTATCTCATCTCAGAATGACAGTTGTCTAACCTCGTTATTAAAAAGAGGACCCTATTGTACTAGATAATTTCTGATCAACCTCTTCTCCTGATTTCTGATCAGAAGCTTCTACTTTTGGACAAAGTACTTGAGAAATTTCTGAATGAGACTGATTTTCTGGACTTGTTTCAATCTGACTTTTAGCCAGGGTTTGGGACAGAAATGGCTCTAGTCACCTTGGTTAATGGCCCATGCTGGGAACTGGACAGGGTAAGTGTGTCCCTTTTGGTTCTACTGGACCTCTCAGTAGCTTTTGATAACATCAGCCATGGCATATGGCTGGAACACCTAGCTGTGGTGGAGCTTAGAGGCATGCTTCTGTGTTGACTCTGAGCTTCCTGGAATCCTTATTGAGTAGAATCAGCAGGTCCTGAAATCTCAGATAAAGGGAACCAACCTATATAGGCTGGTATACTTTTTCTGCTGCAGTCAGGCCTGGTTATGGTGACATAACACTGGTGACATTGAGtttggattactgtaacatgtTGTACACGGGGCTTCCTTTGAAGACCATTTAGAAACTTCAGTTTATGTAGAACATGGCTGCAGGAGTCTTGTCTGAATCCTAATGATTTGATAGAGCAACTCCACTGTTATATCAGGCTCACTGGTTGCCAGTTCAATTCCAGGTACAACTCAAGGTGCTAGTCGTTGCTTTCAGGGCTGTAAATGGCTTAGGACCAAGATATTTTAAAGGATATCTTCCCCCTTATGAAATGGCCTACCCCCTGAGGTCAGCTATGGGGAATCCTCCTGTGGGTTCCACTGCTGTCTGAGGTTTGGTTGAGGTGATTCTGGAGAGGGCCTTCTCTGGATGGCACCCTCcatgtggaactccctaccattAGAGATCAGGTTGGctccctctccacccacctcCAGATGGCAACTGagaacatgtttgtttttttagcttTTAGAGATTAGACTTTTTTTCCTATACTCTGCTGCTGCATTTCATTATATTGTTATTGCTGCCTGAAACTGTGGTGGTGTTGTGATTTTGCTCTTTGTTTATTAATTGCTCTTAATGTTTTTTCATTTTGTTGTAAGCCAACTTGCGTATctcccaagggtaaggggaaaagccaaatataaatatttttttaaaatgaatttgccCTGTTTTCTTTCCGAACTTAGCTTAATCCGTTTTAAAACATGAAGCTGACTTATATCACATCAGACAGTTACCACCAGTAAGAGAATACAATGCTGGACTATGCAGATCAAGAACTCTAGCTAaagtctttcctagccctgctgAGATCTTTCAGGATGCTGGAAATTGAACTTGGGTATTTATGCTGACAAAGCAAGCATTCTGCCCATTTTTCTGCTAACAAACGGAGTCTTCTGACAATGAGTGTGTCAAAAAAGAGCACAGATCTTGAGTGAAGGGACTATGTTAACTCACTTTTGCCCTcaggtatacacatttgttccctgttgtgtatatgcaacgttgggcagaaatgggaagATGGAGCATCCTCCTCATTGGGTATATCTTACTAAGTAAGAATGCTAAACTTGTAATGGACCCCAAAATCACAAAGTGGTATGTTATGGAATCCTTCAAATGCATGCTTAGCATAGTGCTTGTTGACCTATTCATGTAGGAATATATATGAATTGTAGTCTGCCCATTCAGCTGCCACTGACTGTAGGCCTGTGGAAGGAAGTCCAAAAGCAGGAAGTAAAATAAAAGGGATGTGTGGACATTGCAGCTTTGTGTTTCTTCCTTCAAGTGAGTTTTCTTGCAAGCTACAGCAGTGTTTTGTACAATATTCCTAGTGGCTATCAGGACTGTGTTAAACATGCTGATTTGAATGTCAGACATCCATGTTTGCAAGGTTTCCTCTTCTATTTGTGTCTTCTAGGAAGAAACATAAACAAATAAGACCTTTTAGTGGGTACTTGGATGAATAAATAAGCCTCTGATTTCTGTGATGCACATTCCTGAGTGGCAGATGTTTGGGTGTGAGAAAGTAAGTAGCTGCTGCCGTTTGTCACCCAGATTGTAACAGTGTCTTCTCTGCTTTACAGTTTCACATGGACCTCATCCCACATAGATAGAAACATTATCTTGCTCTTGACGGGGCAGAATGTGGAGGTGTTTGATATAGAATTTCGTGAGTTGTATGCCATTTCAGAAGAGGTTGACCTCTACAAGGAGCTGAACATTCCATGCCCTTTCCGCCATGGTATTGGGAAAACAGGATTTTCCTCCTCTACTGTGGCCCGGAAAGTCATCAACCCCAAGTACGGACTGGTAGTGGGGCTTCCCCCAGGTGAAATGATGCGCTGGGCCTCCCGTCAACAGCAGGAATCAGAAGGAAATCTAGATGGGAGAGAAGAAGAAAGCGAGTCAAACAAGCGGCTGAACAGATTTCTTCATGACCTTTTAACAGTGGAGCAAGTGCTGCCAGATATTGAGCCACCACTTGAGGACTTGAGCAGAGTGAGCCGGAGTCCTCAGAAATTATTGTCCAGGTTTCACCTGGACATGAAATCTAAATCTAAATCCAGAGAGTCCATTCGTGATCTCAGGAAGGACGAAGTTGCTAATGGGGAGACCAGCACCAAGCAGGGAAAGAGGTTTGGCAGTGGATTTTTTAGAAGGGCCAAGCGACCATCAACGATGAATGCTGATACCAGTTCTGTTGCCAGTGAAACTGGTGAAGGTTTTGTGATTGTGACAACACCAAAGGAGAGCCAGGCCAACTTTCGTCCTGCTAGCGTTCGTAGTAGTGGGGAAACTTCAGGTAAATACCCCTGGAGAAGGCTGTGGTCTTGCTTTCACCAACAAACACAGTTGCTGTTCCAGGATTTCTTTTGGAAAGaacacttgtttttttttttcttatccatCCATACTCCTGTTCCCAAACTGGGTAACGGGACCAGTGGTTGATGGTGATCCCAAACTTCCTGTTCCTCATCTGCAGGACAAGGGCAAAGTGGAGGAGGGTAACTGTATCACACACATTCAGAACACTAATCCTGCTTGCACAACCTCATCTGATCACTTTGTTTttaggtgggaggggcagaggtgcTAACTTTCACAAATTTCACATTGCTCTCCATTTTATAAAGTTCAACAATCAGATCATTTGATTCCAAGGAGAAAGTAGATCATCTACTGGAGTTGTGTGACTGTGATTCAAATGTATTGACAAGACTGAGATGTCTCCTCCTAGGTAGCTTTCTTATCTGGAACTGCTGTGACAATCAGTGGAGGTATTTGTATTCAGGATGCATTCCCAGATAGTCTCTTCATAACTGACTTCAGTCTTTCATAAGGCTcttggtttcatttaatctgctTTCTCACATCAAAGTTGAAGTGTGGAATTCTGGCTTCTTTACCTAAGCTATTACTGGTAAAGGAtcttttaaggcaggggtgtcaaacataaggcctaggggccggatgtggccttcTGAAACTTTTCATCTGGCCTTCTCAGCttttgagcagtgctgaggtggcactgttGAAATGGTggcctgcgtgataattgggctctcccttatcttgaaatatgatcaagattcgctTATCTTctattctgtcttttgcagctaatgagttcctaagcgagaaagtgcttatttctggttatgacctgtttaatgacatcacttcttgccaaATAACATCCTAGCTctcggcaggcatcatgaatgctatttggcccactgtatgaaacaagtttgacacctctgttttaAGGAATAATATGTGTGAATCCTTTTGGACCTCCTCACACCAGTTCTCTTTTCTCCCTTCACTAACAATTTCTGACTGCAATATCTTATAGTTGTTTGAGTTACAATGCAAATTATATTTACCTgagtgtaagtcccactgaatgcaccgatttctgagtacacatacataggattgctttTAGTAACGTAACAGCGTAATTTTAACGAGTTAGGCTCAAGGGTCTTGCGCCaacctaggagggtcgcaaatgtgccgtaaagcatgtttgcacctcttcaggaccaagctgtgccagtgcacagaggtgtgctggcacactgaagctgaatccagcctccatggcggcttgcaGGGTGAGttttgtgtcggctgagctcggctgatgcaaggctctgggatgggcggggaggagacagaaggaaggcattctggggcaggaggagtgtGGGTAGAGGGCATTCCCGGGGGCAGGCGAGCAGGGAGTGGGcggtggggttgggatccaactgttacgccagatcccaacccctgttcccaagcagtgcgGAGCGACTCcaagctgctttgctctcctcagacttgtgccaccttctgaggtggcgcaagtccgaggagacccatagcggctgcagtggtttacctgggcataaggggaagagtttccccctacttcggctgagccactttgcagccctatctcacAGTGGATGCAATACAAGCCTCCCGGCTTGTCTgatccagcgcaaggtaggattgcaccctaagttaatcAACTTTCCTTCAGCTTTTAATGGTGGAACTAACTCTTAGGGGTACCAGTTTGTCTAAATTCAATCTGTTTAGTGTCCAGCCTACCCCTGACAATGACCAATGTAAGATGACATTGACAGGGCTATAAAATCAACTCAGACCATGGGAAGGGAATACAGTAAACTAAAGTAGAAGAAAACTTCACCCTAGATATCCTTTTGGAAGTTGAGGCTCTAAGAAAAACTTCAGCACCAGCATGATGCTGGGGACAAGTGTGCTTCCCAAATACTTTGTTTTTGTAGCAAACTATATTTCTACCAAAAGCCCTTTTAaaaatttctatttttattttcaaataagtgattttttttaaaaagcagaaaacagaagTATTCAAAGTATATAGTCACAAATATGTAGTTCAGAAATTGCTAAGTCATGTAAGAAAACCCATGCTAAAACTAAAGGGGGAGACCTggaataattttaattttaatagagtagaccagtggttctcaaacttttccaccCTATGACCCACCTTCAGtgcagagctcagcaacctggaagtgttgGCAGTGATAACACTTCCGGGTTGCTGAGCTTTCACATTTTTTACTGCCAAAAGTCCATCTTTGGAGCACATTCTCACTGACAAAAACATGCTCAACATTGAGAACACATTGCAGAGGCAGGTTTTTCTCATTAAAGCTCGGCAACGCAGAAGTGTTGGTGGTTCTGGGTGGCATtccacaacccaccagaaattgggtttcATGCCACAAACACTGGAATAGATGATTCACAAAGGCTTCTTCTGAACCAAAATCTTTAGAATACGTAACATAGGCAGGTTGAAACTCTCTGATGGTTTTAACGCTTGTAAAGTGTTTTGAAAAGTCGAGACGGCATGCAGCATCCCCTAGTGACAAAACTAGGAGATGGAAGCTATGTTccatctgcctttctctcctataGATGAAAATTAGGATGGCAACCTATAGTTAACTAATACTCATTATCTGTAGCTTCCTGCTTTGCAGCTTCTCCTAATCAGCTTTCCAGGTTTCCAATCCAAAGTAAGGTTTGCGCTATTTGCTAATGGCAGAAAATTGTGTCTGTGGATTGTGGGAAAAGGTTTTGCTCAGTATTTTCTAGCAATTTGAAGCTTAAAAATCAACTATGGAGCCACATAAGCTTGTTAGTATagcagttaacccatttctgcccagcccacagatgtacacatttgaaccctgctgcatatatgcaagattaggcagaaatggattaaagaaAATTTGCCTGGTCTAAAATGTAGTTACTCAGAGTAACTGACCTCTGACCAATTGTGGAAGAGTCTCTCTACAGCTTTGAACTTTGAACTGATTGTGTGCTTGGGTACAAGCTACTAATTTGAAAGGGAGCCTTCTAAGGAAAATAAAGTGGCACAAAATGGCATCTACTAAAGAAAGATTTGAAAAGTAGAGAAGAGCTGGTCCATGGCTGATTACAGGGCTGCTTAGAGTTCTGATCAGtcaaaaatacattttgaaatttTGACTGCATTTTTATATCTCTGACACATGGTAAATATGCTGTCTATGGAGGGCAAACATGCTTTTGGAATCATGTTTTTCCTTAAGGAAAATTGGGGATGGTGGTGTTTGAATTGGAAAAGGGGCAGACAGATTTAACCTTACAGCAGGTAAGGCACTAAGCATATTCTccccactgcttctcttcctctgtgCCAATAGTTCCTAAGGTCCTCCATGGGAGGAGGGAACTACTTGAGTCTTTATGGGGGTAGGGCTGTAGCAGCGATGCAATACCTGAAATTGTgtcactgttggggggggggttagtgatTGGAAACCACCTCTGGTTTTCtatcatgaaactggaaatggtttCCAGCTGCTGTTTTTTGGGACTTGGAGGCTTGAGGCATAGGgttctgcggggctccccacaccccccagacacCAGCTGGACCTGCTGGTAAGTAAATCCTGCCCCTTAAGAGTGCATAGCCCAGTGCTTCCAAGTGCTTcttttagtttttaatttttttaaggcattgaggttattattattttattattattattaataataataataataataatagaatttatatactgcttttcaactaaaagtttacaaagcggtttacagagaaaaatcaaataactaaatggctttaaTTTAGCTAACGTTAAAGCTAACTAAAGGTTCTGATGCGTATCCTTGTATATAATGTGTATCAACCTCCAGAGGCAAGACTGACAAATGAAAAGGAATTCTTCAGATGGAACCATTAGGGTGTAGTTATCAGGTAGTTTCAGTTTGGACTGAGTGCATTCCGTTTGTTtagtacagtggttttcaacagctgtgctgcagcacactagcCATGAGGCACACTACCcgtgaggcagcctcaggtgtgctgtggggccagaggaggcaggcggcAGCCGCAGgagggagaagcggctgctttgaccctcacgcagcctggctgctttgcatctcctgctgtgagcaagaagaaaTCTGCAACCTGaccctcctttacctgggagtaagccccgttgactataatgggacttctgagtagacatgtctgacctgggctctcaagttcctcttctagccccattttcctgggagtaagccccattgactataatgggacttactgctgagtagacatgcctaggattgtgcttttggtcacactttttttctgaaatacaggagcaggcaattggggggggggaatgttaggCAAGTAATTCTGGACCTTTgcaaggtgtggaccagtgaggggagggacagtaggagaggtgctaattgcaattatgagatgagggggcaatgtccctgtgggagggggtgggtgggggagaggaggagagagaagtgccaattgcctgctcatgtatttgagaaaagagtgcaaccaaaagcccaatcctaggcatgtctactcagaagtaagtcccacaggcacattccctcccagtgtctgccccccccccagtctttggctgcaatcctaaccacactttcctgagagtaagccccattgaacaaaataggacttacttctgagtagacctggttaggattgtgccctttgtcatgtaatgatttaattgcattgattaaaaattaattgtaatatagtaatttaatgtaagtgaAACTGGgagtgttccttgacaattttagtgccttgacagtgtgctgtgagctgaaaaaggttgaaaatgactggtttagTACTTCAACGCTGAAGTTAAGCTTTTCTTAGATAAACTCTTTTGATGTACACAATTCTATTAAAGTATTCTTGATTATCTAGTGCCTTGAGGGTATATATAACTTCTGATTTTAAAATATCTTATTTTGTGCCTTGTGAAATTAATTAGGCGTAAGCTTCAGAAGGTGGCTTATCTGTAGAAGTGATTTTGGAGTTTGAGAATTCTGTAGGGAATGAATCTATGTGAGACTTAAAATGCCTGAAATATTTTAGTAAGAGCTTTTAATTACTTTCTTTTTGTTTCTACTATAGGTGAAATGAACCAAAGCTCCACTTCAGGAGAAAAAGCCAAACAGTCAGCCTGTGTGATCTCATGATTGACAGGAGAAAAAGCTGGAAAACTGAGAATCCAAAGGGGCATCTGCTGGAATATACAACAGTGGGCTCCTCTCAGAGCTGCAGTTTGATTTTCTGACAGTGGTCTGAATAAGCACTGCAGCATCCAAGATAGAGCTGGTATCTCCCATTAAAGCACACATGCTGAGTACAGTGTATGACCTGGGAGATTTCTATGTGAAGGGGTAACAGCATTAATTATATAAATGCAATAACTGGATTTTGGAGTTGAATGCTGCATTGACACAGATGCAGAGAAGCTTTGCACTTCTTTGTGGTGCTATTTCAACTTGTCTGGCTATAGCCTCAAAAGAACATTGTTGATAATGTATTGCACTTTTAATTGATTTTGTTGAGTTAGAAACTTGAGCCAAAGCTAAAAATTCGATTCTAGAGAAGATGGTAAAACCTCTGTATTTTTTTACTTGCctaagtagtgtttctcaaatttcATACATTTCTGCTCCCCCTGCTACGATGTAGTAGACTTTGGAGACAGCCAGTTTGATGTCTGGGTAGCCAGTCTGTGGCATAGGCAGGAGTGGGATTATGGCAGTAAACAAGAGTAAGAGAATCTGTGGTCCTGCCTGTGCCCCCTGAGCTGTATAGCTACCCGTTTCACAATTTTATTGAATAGAGGCAGAATTACACTAAAGTACAGGAGGCTGCATGAATACTGCAGTGAGTAGTAGAGTGACACTATCTCGTGCTTGTAAATTGAGTGGCCGTGTAGGCACATACAAATGCACTAATCCATTTATTCTGTCTACATTTCCTCTGATCCCCATTATTTTCTTTTGAGAAAAACAGGCCTAAGGATTTCTGTACGTATGTAAGCTTTCTCTAGAGGGCTTTGTTAATGTGGCTCTCTATCATAGGAGCAAAGGGGTCATGAAATTGGTATATAGTCCTTCATTCTATAGTGAACTTAACTTTTAAAGAAACATGCTCACATGCAAGTTTTGCCCTGTGTTCTGGGTGGTgtgtgtggctttttaaaaatggttaaatAGCAGTGACGGAAGTGGAGAATAATTGGGATAACAAAGTGTGGGGGAAGGGGTTTTTACTCTTTGGGTCATGCCATGGTCCTGATGAAATTACACACCAAGATCTGCAGTTGGCCCTGAAGGGAAACTTCTCTTGGAGTCTAGAAGTTTTTCTGCTCAGGCAACCAGGAGCCCTGATAGGATTTTCATCAGGACCACAGCTCAGAAGGAAAGGGTGAAGGGCCCTGTCCCTGCATACCTCCCTTCCCATGCCTCTGCTATTTAACCTTAAAAAGAATTGCAGTACTGAACTACACAAAGGAGTACTAAATATTAATTTAAATGTGACATATAGGTTGGTCCTAAGGGGCACAGAGGAGGTTCTATGTGGCTTCTATAAATAGAACAAGTCATAAAGACCCACTAAAAGAGTAGTGGTTGGTCAAACAATACAAGGATGACCATTATCTTTTCTCATCCTCATTCAGATGCTTACAGTTTCTATAAGACTTATAATCATCTGATGTAAATGTCAAATTCCGTTTCTTCAGAGCTACTAAAGTCAAGGTTCTCTATGTAGAATCTAATAAAAATCTATGCTACTCTAAACAAACTCAGTGGATATATTCAACATAGgggcacttcccccccccccttcaagacAACTGTTAGTTCAGGCTGCAGTTTATGTTGCCTTAAACAGTCCATTTCTGGTTGAAGTCCTACCAAAGGCTTTGTTTTTGTGTCCTGTCTGTCAACGGTAGGATACGAATCAACATAGAAATAAGTGCCTTGTTTGCTTTGTTTAGCACATGTCGTTGCTCTATTCCAAGTGCTCAATAATGGGAAGCACTCCAAGATAAAATGGcacacattttcttttgtattttgctGACTATGCTGGTCTTTATAGGAAATGAATGTCTAGCCATTGATTACAGTTAGGTGGGGGGAGCAAGGGAGAGTTCTACCTTCCTCACTGACTTATGaactgtgactgtttggcatttaTCTCGTCTCCGCAGTATGGTAGCCCCATGTTGTACTGTGCCTGGAAACTGCTCATTTCAGTGATGTTCCTTCTGCTGTCAAAATGGCCAGATCTTGGATGCCATGGAGATGAGCAACATACTAAAAAGAAGAGGAATAGAATTTTCCCACTGTTCTGTCTATATTCAGAGGACTAGCATTCAGTCACAGGGCATATATACATGATGTTAACTGCCAAGTGAGGTGGTTGTACTTCGAATTCCCAATAAAGCAGCCATAACTGTAAGACCCACAGTCTAAATCTTCCCTCTGCTGAACATCACTTCAACCTCCACAGACCTTCAGAGGCCTATCTCCCCTCCTGTTTTGGCTCTTCACCAATATTCACTGTTGGCTTGGTGCTCTGTGCATGCACCGGTGCCCTGAGACTCACACATGCACCAGCAAGGCTCCCCAAGGTTTTGTTTAGGAGTGCAAAGGGCTTTGGAGactgagtttgagaaccgctgatctatagcagaggtctccaaactggaaactgtcccgaaaaagccctccccgaCCTGAGTGGTGCTTACTGCTCTGCTGTGGCGCTGTttttttcaagctgatctgggcacagggatgcagaacagtaTGTGCTGctcagggcatggggagggcttttttccAAACcgcagatccagcccatgggccagagtttGAAAAGCTCTGATCTGTAGCAATACATTGAGTAAGCTGGCCTGGTTACTACAGTAGCT from Tiliqua scincoides isolate rTilSci1 chromosome 7, rTilSci1.hap2, whole genome shotgun sequence carries:
- the FAM83F gene encoding protein FAM83F → MAESQLRCLDEAHEEERVGEGHPRFYYSEERRRALQALVAQGEKAYRERLRKEQQRDFLSSRERQALRGGWRAYDDPAEGGRALLGPAGKPLSLAYWPERSDTEIPPLDLGWTDRTFYRGVSRLALFTHPRKEDGAPHVKQVVRDLIQQAQKIIALVMDEFTDRDIFRDIVDAAYRRRIPVYIILDEEHSKFFLEMCKGMELSDFHIRNIRVRCVTGVGFYMPSGKIKGNLSSRFLMVDGDKVVTGSYSFTWTSSHIDRNIILLLTGQNVEVFDIEFRELYAISEEVDLYKELNIPCPFRHGIGKTGFSSSTVARKVINPKYGLVVGLPPGEMMRWASRQQQESEGNLDGREEESESNKRLNRFLHDLLTVEQVLPDIEPPLEDLSRVSRSPQKLLSRFHLDMKSKSKSRESIRDLRKDEVANGETSTKQGKRFGSGFFRRAKRPSTMNADTSSVASETGEGFVIVTTPKESQANFRPASVRSSGETSGEMNQSSTSGEKAKQSACVIS